From one Trifolium pratense cultivar HEN17-A07 linkage group LG1, ARS_RC_1.1, whole genome shotgun sequence genomic stretch:
- the LOC123901369 gene encoding uncharacterized protein LOC123901369 isoform X2 has translation MNSAQVLAFQPGIICVQKYKSHVLPKGIINSLPRIQCIGIRDKPYIRFKSLKPICAGGKGNNDEGQSIEEVLQKQIQKGEYFDSGGSGVKPPGGGGDGGSGGSPDGSDDDGYDTRQVIFATIGLISLYIYLIMRQEVERLIPDFIRFIFTGTKSFRLKRIMVSLGSMYRGMKKKKRRTRPNYLEKAILNTPTWWYDPRDFRRAVRNYYGLNSRYDSRYDDSRYDDYSRYDDYSRYDDYYD, from the exons ATGAATTCTGCTCAAGTTTTAGCATTTCAACCTGGAATTATTTGTGTGCAAAAGTATAAATCACATGTTTTGCCAAAGGGAATTATCAATTCTTTACCTCGGATTCAGTGCATTGGTATAAGAGATAAACCTTACATTAGGTTCAAATCTCTGAAACCTATTTGTGCTGGTGGAAAAGGAAATAACGATGAG GGTCAATCAATAGAGGAAGTGTTACAGAAGCAAATTCAGAAAGGTGAATATTTTGACAGTGGTGGAAGTGGAGTAAAGCCACCAGGAGGAGGAGGAGACGGTGGTAGTGGTGGCAGTCCTGATGGATCTGATGATGATGGCTACGACACTCGCCAAGTGATTTTTGCAACCATTGGCTTAATATCTCTG TATATCTATCTCATCATGCGCCAGGAAGTTGAAAGGTTAATTCCAGACTTTATAAGGTTTATATTTACTGGAACTAAGAGTTTTCGACTCAAGCGTATCATGGTAAGTTTGGGAAGCATGTACAGGGGtatgaaaaaaaagaagagaaggaCCCGTCCTAACTATTTGGAGAAGGCCATTTTAAATACCCCAACATGGTGGTATGATCCTAGGGATTTTCGTCGAGCCGTTAGGAATTACTATGGATTAAATTCAAGATATGATTCAAGATACGATGATTCAAGATATGATGATTATTCAAGATATGATGATTATTCAAGATATGATGATTATTATGATTAA
- the LOC123901369 gene encoding uncharacterized protein LOC123901369 isoform X1, with the protein MNSAQVLAFQPGIICVQKYKSHVLPKGIINSLPRIQCIGIRDKPYIRFKSLKPICAGGKGNNDENSPWKSLTNAMEKFKGQSIEEVLQKQIQKGEYFDSGGSGVKPPGGGGDGGSGGSPDGSDDDGYDTRQVIFATIGLISLYIYLIMRQEVERLIPDFIRFIFTGTKSFRLKRIMVSLGSMYRGMKKKKRRTRPNYLEKAILNTPTWWYDPRDFRRAVRNYYGLNSRYDSRYDDSRYDDYSRYDDYSRYDDYYD; encoded by the exons ATGAATTCTGCTCAAGTTTTAGCATTTCAACCTGGAATTATTTGTGTGCAAAAGTATAAATCACATGTTTTGCCAAAGGGAATTATCAATTCTTTACCTCGGATTCAGTGCATTGGTATAAGAGATAAACCTTACATTAGGTTCAAATCTCTGAAACCTATTTGTGCTGGTGGAAAAGGAAATAACGATGAG AATTCCCCATGGAAATCTCTTACAAATGCGATGGAAAAATTTAAGGGTCAATCAATAGAGGAAGTGTTACAGAAGCAAATTCAGAAAGGTGAATATTTTGACAGTGGTGGAAGTGGAGTAAAGCCACCAGGAGGAGGAGGAGACGGTGGTAGTGGTGGCAGTCCTGATGGATCTGATGATGATGGCTACGACACTCGCCAAGTGATTTTTGCAACCATTGGCTTAATATCTCTG TATATCTATCTCATCATGCGCCAGGAAGTTGAAAGGTTAATTCCAGACTTTATAAGGTTTATATTTACTGGAACTAAGAGTTTTCGACTCAAGCGTATCATGGTAAGTTTGGGAAGCATGTACAGGGGtatgaaaaaaaagaagagaaggaCCCGTCCTAACTATTTGGAGAAGGCCATTTTAAATACCCCAACATGGTGGTATGATCCTAGGGATTTTCGTCGAGCCGTTAGGAATTACTATGGATTAAATTCAAGATATGATTCAAGATACGATGATTCAAGATATGATGATTATTCAAGATATGATGATTATTCAAGATATGATGATTATTATGATTAA
- the LOC123913642 gene encoding extensin-2-like has translation MDPQSKIQLRILNWIILLVCVTLPIEAMESRKLVEKCTPCGDNPISSPPPIIYNSPPPPYVYPSPPPPSPSPPPIVYYSPPPPSPKKTPSANCPPPPYSQSSPYIYMNGPPGNLYPVDVNFSGSGATPSGHGSFAGFLPLLVCLMSLLAY, from the coding sequence ATGGATCCTCAAAGTAAAATACAATTAAGGATCCTTAATTGGATCATATTACTTGTTTGTGTCACTCTTCCAATTGAAGCTATGGAATCAAGGAAGCTAGTTGAGAAGTGTACACCATGTGGTGACAATCCAATTTCATCACCACCTCCAATAATATACaattcaccaccaccaccatatgTATATCCATCACCACCCCCTCCATCGCCGTCACCGCCACCAATAGTATACtattcaccaccaccaccttcaCCAAAGAAAACACCCTCGGCAAATTGTCCTCCACCACCATATTCGCAATCGTCACCATACATATACATGAACGGACCGCCAGGGAACTTGTATCCAGTTGATGTGAATTTCAGTGGATCAGGAGCAACCCCTAGCGGTCACGGAAGTTTTGCCGGATTCTTGCCacttttggtttgtttgatgagCCTTCTAGCCTATTGA
- the LOC123893006 gene encoding MLP-like protein 34: MKCCSPRIAPIVKGDRFYLDLCPNNDFERKQMLNILYASIGGSLMYAQILENPDMEHWKAANKVTRYFKAFGGKLQSEVEIQAPAAKFYNFNRKQLEHLPNISTHINGAKGDWQNVGFVKQWEFTIACIRWRKKKSAKAKIESIDDENKAITYSVFDGEVSKNYKSLKAIIQVIDKEHGGGGIVKLTYEYEKQKEDITGLSPQSILEFGIKVTKEIDAHLVKN, encoded by the exons ATGAAATGTTGTTCACCACGTATAGCACCCATTGTGAAGGGTGATAGGTTCTATTTGGACCTATGCCCAAATAACGATTTTGAGAGGAAACAAATGCTTAATATTCTATATGCTTCCATCGGTGGAAGCCTAATGTACGCTCAG ATATTAGAGAATCCAGATATGGAACACTGGAAAGCTGCAAATAAAGTAACTAGGTACTTTAAG GCATTCGGTGGGAAATTGCAGAGTGAAGTAGAGATTCAAGCACCTGCTGCTAAGttctataattttaatagaaagcAACTTGAACATCTTCCTAATATATCCACACACATAAATGGAGCTAAAGGTGACTGGCAAAATGTTGGTTTTGTCAAACAATGGGAATTTACAATAG CCTGCATCagatggagaaaaaaaaaaagtgctaaAGCAAAAATTGAGAGTATAGATGATGAGAATAAGGCAATCACATATAGCGTATTTGATGGGGAAGTGAGTAAGAATTACAAGAGTTTGAAGGCAATAATACAAGTGATTGATAAAGAACATGGTGGTGGTGGGATTGTAAAATTGACTTATGAATATGAGAAGCAAAAGGAGGATATTACTGGTTTATCCCCTCAATCAATATTGGAATTTGGTATAAAGGTCACAAAAGAAATTGATGCGCATCTTGTCAAGAATTAA